TGTTTGAAAAGGAGCGCACTGTTTCAGTCTACATCACTGACGCAGTTGAGATGCAACGATTGAATGTAAAATATCGAGGTAAGGAGAGCAGTACTGATGTGCTCTCTTGGTCCTATTATGAAGATGACCATTCAGCAGTGCATGTTGGAGATCTTGCAGTCAGTTGGGATGATGTTTGCCAACAAGCAGATACCAATGGATGGGATGCAAAGACTGAGATGATTCGAATGTTGGTCCATGGCTGCTGTCACTTATATGGGTTAGACCATGAGAGGTCTAAAGATGAAGAGATAGAAATGCTAGCCTTGGAGGAACAACTGCTGACACACCTTGGCCTATCTGGATTGTACGACAAATCTCCGCACCCCTAGAAACTTCATTT
This genomic interval from SAR324 cluster bacterium contains the following:
- the ybeY gene encoding rRNA maturation RNase YbeY is translated as FEKERTVSVYITDAVEMQRLNVKYRGKESSTDVLSWSYYEDDHSAVHVGDLAVSWDDVCQQADTNGWDAKTEMIRMLVHGCCHLYGLDHERSKDEEIEMLALEEQLLTHLGLSGLYDKSPHP